The genome window ATTGATCCATTTCTTCTTGTGTGTATAAATAGCCTGTAGGGTTACCTGGATTACAGATAAGAATAGCTTTGGTTTTATTCGTTATCAGTTTTTCAAACTCGCCTATAGCCGGTAACGCAAAGTTGTTTTCTATATGAGTTGAAATAGGCTTTACGGTAACACCGCTTGCCGTAGCAAAGCCATTGTAGTTAGCATAAAATGGTTCTGGAATAATCACTTCATCTCCATAGTCACAAATGCTTCCCATAGCAAAAAGTAAAGCCTCACTACCACCAGTAGAAACAATGATATGCTCACTTGTGAGATTCATATTGTTTTTATTGTAGTAAGTGGTAAGCTTATCTCTATAAGATTGATTTCCTGCGCTGTGACTATAAGAAAGAACCTCCATATCTGCATTTTTAACCGCATTGATGGCTTGTTCTGGTGTTTTTATATCTGGTTGACCAATATTGAGTTGGTATATATGAATTCCGCGAGCGGCTGCAGCTTCTGCATAAGGAACTAATTTCCTTACAGGCGAAGAAGGCATATTTTGTCCTTTTTCAGAGATTTGTGGCATAGTAATTTTTTAAAATGCAAAGGTAATACTTGCGTAAGGATAGACAAAAGACTTTGACAATACCTTATATTTATATATCATGAAAAATTTGTTGTTTTTTTTATTATACTTTTGTATTACTCCTGTAGTTGATGCACAAGTAGTTGATAAACAGGAGGGTTTTGTTTTAGAACCAGGAATTGACAAGGAAAAAATTTCATTTGAATCTTATTCCAATTTGATCATTATTCCTGTTAAAGTTAATGATGTTGATTTCAATTTTATTCTAGATACTGGAGCAACAAAAACAATAATTTTTAATTTAAGAGGTATAGACTCTTTAAGTATTAAAAAGGGTAAATATATTCAAGTAAACGGCTACGGTAAAAAAAAATCAGTAAGGGCCTATCACTCCCTAGGAAACCGTATTGAAGTAGGAAAACACATTATAAATAAAGACGCAGAAGTTTTAGTTCTAGGCGATACAGAGATAGACATGTCACCTAAGCTAGATGTGGAGGTTCACGGTTTGTTAAGCGTGGATTTTTTAAAGAATTTTATTTCTCATATAGACTACGAAGACTCTTATGTAAAGGTTTTTAACAATTTTGATGATTTGCCTAATTTTTTACGCAGAGCAAAACAATTTGATATGAACATAAAGATCAATAGGCCTTTTGTAAATATCAATCTTGATAACGATTTGGTAAAAGGTGATTATGAGCTGCTTATAGATACGGGGAGTGGAGATGCATTATGGATATTAAATGAAATAGGGAAGGATGCGATTTTCAAAAACAGTTTTGAGGATTATTTAGGTTTTGGAATAAATGGCAACATATACGGACTTAGAACAAAGGTCAATTCTTTAAAACTTTTTAATTCTACATTGAAAAAAGTGGCAGTTTCTTATCCGTATAAAGAATACCACAGTATTAAAAAAACTAGTTTCACCCATGACGGTAGTTTGGGTGGGGAGGTACTCAGGAGGTTTGATGTAGTTATCGATTATCCAAATAGAAAGATCAGTATGATTCCCAATAGGAGTTTTGATGAAGGCTTTTATTACAACATGAGTGGAATAGGGGTGCAAAAAGGAGAATTAGACTTGTTTACGACCTATGGAGTAAAAGACTTTACTGATCGTAAAGTAGGCTATGGAAATTCAACCAGTACGATTACCACTATTGATGTTTCCCAAAGAGTTCGATTAAGTTATCAATACGTGTCTAAGATATATGTAGATTATATTAGAGAAGGTTCTCCTGGAGATAAGGCAGGGATAGTAGTAGGGGATCAAATTATTGGTATTAATCGTTACAATCAGAGACAGCTCACCATGAATAAAGTTACGGAGCTGTTTTTTAAAAATCCCTATAAGAAATTGAAAATTAGAATTAAAAGAGGCGATAAAATATTTAAGGTGGAAATGGTCAATGTTCCTCTTGTCTTATAATTAGTTATTTTTAGGTATAACTTCACCTTTTAATCGCAACGGAATAGGGTTTTGATTAATATTTGCATAAACGGTAATCGTTTTTACGATAGGTCCTACTTTTTTGGTTTCATATTTTATTTTGATTTCTCCGGTTCCTCCGGGAGCGATAGGCTTTTCAGGTTTTGATAAAATGTCACATTTGCAAGAAGAGTAAATCTTGTAGATTTTCAAGGGGTTGTTTCCTGTATTTTTAAAAGTAAATGTTCTAATGCCATCACTTCCTTTTTCTATTTTACCGTAGTCCATTGTAGTAGATTCAAATTCTATAGTAGTAAGAGGGTCCTGTACAGAGTTGTTCTGTGCTACTGAGGCACTAGAGAACAATCCGGTAAATAAAATTATGAGTAAATTTTTCATCATTATTTATTTAAGTATTAAAAGTAAACTATCGAGCTTAAAGTGACTGTTAATGCTGCTTATATTTTAAGTTAATAGTATTTTTGTATTACAATTCCAAAAACTGAGCCAAACATGTCCTTAGCGTCAAAATACGATTCCAAAGCTACCGAAGAAAAATGGTACAAATACTGGATGGAAAACGATTTTTTCACCTCTGTACCAGATGAAAGAGAAAGTTATACGATAGTAATTCCGCCACCTAATGTGACAGGAGTCTTACACATGGGGCACATGTTAAACAATACGATTCAAGACGTGTTGATACGTCGCGCACGTCTTAAAGGATACAACGCTTGTTGGGTTCCTGGGACAGATCACGCATCTATCGCTACCGAAGCAAAGGTGGTAAAGAAGTTAAAGGATCAAGGCATTGATAAAAATGACTTGACCCGTGAAGAATTTTTACAACACGCTTGGGACTGGACTGATGAATACGGTGGCATTATTCTCGAGCAACTTAAGAAATTAGGAGCGAGTTGCGACTGGTCTCGTACAAAGTTTACTTTAGATGACGATATGTCGGCATCGGTCATAAAGGTGTTTATTGATTTGTACAACAAAGGATTGATTTATCGTGGTTACCGCATGGTCAACTGGGATCCAGAAGCAAAGACGACTTTAAGCGATGAAGAAGTTATTTATGAAGAGCGCAATGGTCATTTATACCATTTAAAATATCAAATTAAAGGAAGCAAAGACTTTGTAAGCATAGCGACTACTCGTCCAGAAACTATTTTAGGGGATACAGCAATTTGTGTACATCCAGATGATGAGCGCTACACGAGCTTGGTGGGTAAAACGGTTATCGTACCTATCGTAAATCGAGAAATTCCAGTAATTGCAGATTCTTATGTGGATATGGAATTCGGTACCGGAGCTTTAAAAATCACTCCTGCACATGATGAAAACGACAAGAAAATAGGAGAGACACATGGCCTAGAGGTGATCGATATCTTTAATGAGGACGCTACGTTAAATAGCTTTGGATTGCATTATGAAGGTAAAGATCGTTTTGTAGTGCGTAAAGAAATTTCTAAGGAACTTGAAGAAAAAGGTTTTCTTATAAAGAAAGAAGACCATGTTCATAAAGTAGGAACTAGTGAGCGTACAAAAGCGGTTATAGAACCCCGACTATCTGACCAGTGGTTCTTGAAAATGGAAGAACTTGCAAAGCCTGCTATCAAAGCTGTTAAGGAAGATGTTGTGGAGTTGTTACCACCTAAATTTAAAAGCACCTATTTCCACTGGATGGAAAATGTACGGGATTGGAATATCTCGCGACAGTTAATGTGGGGACAACGTATTCCTGCATACTATTACGGTGATGGAAAAGATGATTTTGTTGTAGCCAATAGTCTGGAAGAGGCTGTTACGCTTTCGCGAAAGCGAGCTCATAACAACAACCTACAACCAGATGATTTACGTCAAGAAAATGATGT of Nonlabens sp. Ci31 contains these proteins:
- a CDS encoding aspartyl protease family protein, which produces MKNLLFFLLYFCITPVVDAQVVDKQEGFVLEPGIDKEKISFESYSNLIIIPVKVNDVDFNFILDTGATKTIIFNLRGIDSLSIKKGKYIQVNGYGKKKSVRAYHSLGNRIEVGKHIINKDAEVLVLGDTEIDMSPKLDVEVHGLLSVDFLKNFISHIDYEDSYVKVFNNFDDLPNFLRRAKQFDMNIKINRPFVNINLDNDLVKGDYELLIDTGSGDALWILNEIGKDAIFKNSFEDYLGFGINGNIYGLRTKVNSLKLFNSTLKKVAVSYPYKEYHSIKKTSFTHDGSLGGEVLRRFDVVIDYPNRKISMIPNRSFDEGFYYNMSGIGVQKGELDLFTTYGVKDFTDRKVGYGNSTSTITTIDVSQRVRLSYQYVSKIYVDYIREGSPGDKAGIVVGDQIIGINRYNQRQLTMNKVTELFFKNPYKKLKIRIKRGDKIFKVEMVNVPLVL
- a CDS encoding DUF1573 domain-containing protein, with amino-acid sequence MKNLLIILFTGLFSSASVAQNNSVQDPLTTIEFESTTMDYGKIEKGSDGIRTFTFKNTGNNPLKIYKIYSSCKCDILSKPEKPIAPGGTGEIKIKYETKKVGPIVKTITVYANINQNPIPLRLKGEVIPKNN
- a CDS encoding valine--tRNA ligase — protein: MSLASKYDSKATEEKWYKYWMENDFFTSVPDERESYTIVIPPPNVTGVLHMGHMLNNTIQDVLIRRARLKGYNACWVPGTDHASIATEAKVVKKLKDQGIDKNDLTREEFLQHAWDWTDEYGGIILEQLKKLGASCDWSRTKFTLDDDMSASVIKVFIDLYNKGLIYRGYRMVNWDPEAKTTLSDEEVIYEERNGHLYHLKYQIKGSKDFVSIATTRPETILGDTAICVHPDDERYTSLVGKTVIVPIVNREIPVIADSYVDMEFGTGALKITPAHDENDKKIGETHGLEVIDIFNEDATLNSFGLHYEGKDRFVVRKEISKELEEKGFLIKKEDHVHKVGTSERTKAVIEPRLSDQWFLKMEELAKPAIKAVKEDVVELLPPKFKSTYFHWMENVRDWNISRQLMWGQRIPAYYYGDGKDDFVVANSLEEAVTLSRKRAHNNNLQPDDLRQENDVLDTWFSSWLWPISVFNGVLEPENEEINYYYPTRDLVTGPDILFFWVARMIVAGYELRDEKPFDKVYLTGLVRDKQRRKMSKSLGNSPDALNLLEEYGADGVRVGLLLSAAAGNDIMFDEDLCQQGKGFVNKMWNAFRLIQGWEVDKSLEQPQHSAQGIAWYTSRFNQVLTEIEDHYSKYRISDVLMTSYKLIYDDFCGWLLEIIKPEYQQPIDPKTLAEVFALLEDNMRLMHPFTPFITEEIWQSISNRTVEEALCINTWPQGGTTDQELLTDFELVQEVISGIRTVRKEKQIAFKNLIELKAINNENLDTKYNALIQKMGNVSSVEVITEQVAGAASYRVRSNEYFIPLEGNIDVAAELEKLEAELKRAKGFLTGVQKKLSNERFVGSAPEQVVAIEKKKEADSLAKIETIEASINALK